One region of Eupeodes corollae chromosome 1, idEupCoro1.1, whole genome shotgun sequence genomic DNA includes:
- the LOC129944937 gene encoding piggyBac transposable element-derived protein 4-like — protein MSSRRKREFSLRENEIFEVLVADNSDDEDALVLDEEDQQFLAQHIDAGLSIVEIEPSSSHTVDENVQDVEESQGQQQRVKARTGLTPSFNWRKNSYDPYHFHEQEGYKHGEIMISTDFTPLKIFDAEAKFDLLLDEIIIPESERYALQNGRPFALTSAEAKAFLGMNYVMGYHILPTFRSYWSSDPDMGVPVIANVMPLNRFEEIRRNLHFSDNTNEPSRSQSSYDRAYKIRPVLDHFNDSFQNAMTNTKTQAIDEHMIKFKGHNIMKQYVKNKPVKWGFKMWCRCDSRTGYLFQFDLYTGKKQGVAEIGLGESVVLQLCNDLQNLGCEIYFDNFFNSPNLQHKLANMNIRSCGTVRSNRKNIPKNLPADKMMKRGQIYATSSQGISFIKWMDNKAVFMLTNFLSPITTTTVKRRMHGSGEKINVTCPDVVVKYNKNMGGVDLMDQRKVCYEVDRKAKIKYYLRLFFDLLDIAMNNAYIIYSKLHDDKLVEGTLLSCLKFRQVISRSLIADFSSRQRTLPSTVMTNKRIGNLQKRGTPSHIMVKTNIRKRCVQCAKSRVENRTNNTCSTCNVHLCFTSERNCFQDYH, from the coding sequence ATGTCTTCAAGAAGGAAGAGGGAATTTTCCTTACGCGAAAATgagatttttgaagttttagtGGCTGATAACAGTGATGACGAGGATGCATTGGTCTTAGATGAAGAAGATCAGCAGTTTTTGGCCCAACACATAGATGCAGGTCTCTCAATTGTTGAAATTGAACCGAGCTCTTCACATACAGTTGACGAAAATGTACAGGACGTAGAAGAAAGTCAAGGGCAGCAACAAAGAGTAAAAGCAAGGACGGGTTTGACACCGTCGTTCAACTGGAGGAAAAACTCATATGACCCGTACCATTTCCATGAACAAGAAGGATATAAACATGGCGAAATTATGATTTCAACTGATTTTACTCCCTTGAAGATTTTCGATGCAGAGGCAAAGTTTGATCTATTACTTGATGAAATTATTATACCTGAATCGGAACGATACGCATTGCAAAATGGAAGACCTTTCGCTCTCACTAGTGCAGAGGCGAAGGCCTTTCTAGGGATGAACTACGTGATGGGATATCACATCTTGCCTACATTCCGCAGCTATTGGTCGTCAGATCCTGATATGGGAGTTCCTGTCATTGCAAACGTAATGCCACTCAACCGTTTCGAAGAAATACGAAGGAACCTACATTTCAGTGACAATACAAATGAACCATCTAGAAGTCAATCTTCATATGATAGAGCATATAAGATACGCCCAGTGTTAGATCATTTCAACGACAGTTTTCAAAACGCTATGACAAACACAAAAACTCAAGCAATAGATGAGCATATGATTAAGTTCAAAGGTCACAATATTATGAAAcaatatgtcaaaaataaacCAGTAAAATGGGGATTTAAAATGTGGTGCAGATGTGATTCAAGGACTGGCTATCTATTTCAGTTTGACCTGTATACTGGGAAAAAACAAGGTGTTGCTGAAATTGGATTAGGAGAATCAGTGGTCTTACAACTTTGCAACGACCTTCAAAATTTGGgttgtgaaatatattttgacaacttttttaattctcCAAATCTGCAACATAAACTGGCAAACATGAACATAAGATCTTGTGGAACAGTTCGTTCAAATAGAAAGAATATTCCGAAAAATTTGCCTGCCgataaaatgatgaaaagaGGGCAAATATATGCGACTAGCTCACAAGGGATTTCCTTCATAAAATGGATGGACAATAAAGCCGTTTTTATGTTGACAAATTTCCTGTCCCCAATTACCACCACTACGGTGAAAAGAAGAATGCACGGAAGTGGTgagaaaataaatgtcacatGTCCCGACGTTGtagtaaaatataataagaacaTGGGAGGCGTTGATTTGATGGACCAAAGGAAAGTTTGCTATGAAGTTGATAGAAAAGCGAAAATCAAATATTATCTCAGACTATTCTTTGATTTGCTCGACATTGCAATGAACAACGCCTATATAATATACAGCAAATTGCATGATGACAAACTAGTTGAAGGAACATTGCTTTCGTGCCTTAAATTTCGACAAGTTATAAGTCGTTCCCTCATTGCTGATTTCTCGTCTCGTCAGAGAACACTACCATCTACAGTTATGACGAATAAAAGAATTGGTAACTTACAAAAAAGGGGAACGCCATCTCATATTAtggtaaaaacaaatataaggaAGAGGTGTGTACAATGTGCCAAATCTCGTGTTGAAAATCGCACTAACAATACTTGTTCAACATGCAACGTACACTTATGTTTCACATCGGAAAGAAATTGTTTCCAAGATTatcattaa